In a single window of the Myxococcales bacterium genome:
- a CDS encoding acyl-CoA thioesterase: MTQIVMPTHTNGSAGVMFGGVMMQWIDVCAGVAAMRHAGGRVLTASIDRVDFVHPVHVGDVVVLTAQVNYAGRTSMEVGCHVETEEMSTGSRRHTTKAYLTFVAVDEAGAPRAIPPLALETDDDRRRHAEAVARRADRLRAAGRTAR; encoded by the coding sequence ATGACGCAGATCGTGATGCCGACGCACACCAACGGCTCGGCCGGGGTGATGTTCGGCGGCGTGATGATGCAGTGGATCGACGTGTGCGCGGGCGTCGCCGCCATGCGCCACGCGGGTGGGCGCGTCCTCACGGCGTCGATCGATCGCGTCGACTTCGTGCACCCGGTGCACGTCGGTGACGTCGTCGTGCTCACCGCCCAGGTCAACTACGCCGGGCGGACCTCGATGGAGGTCGGCTGCCACGTCGAGACCGAGGAGATGAGCACCGGCTCGCGGCGCCACACGACCAAGGCGTACCTGACCTTCGTCGCGGTCGACGAGGCCGGCGCCCCGCGCGCGATCCCGCCGCTCGCGCTCGAGACCGACGACGACCGCCGGCGCCACGCCGAGGCGGTCGCCCGCCGCGCCGACCGGTTGCGAGCGGCCGGCCGGACCGCGCGCTGA